A portion of the Bubalus kerabau isolate K-KA32 ecotype Philippines breed swamp buffalo chromosome 1, PCC_UOA_SB_1v2, whole genome shotgun sequence genome contains these proteins:
- the CCDC38 gene encoding coiled-coil domain-containing protein 38 isoform X1, with product MKVYQKSTFSSRMKNRSHLGQIAIFADAGGASVERLGLDPTLILRLTEGADTKRTIHEFISDQRDRFMLEYTLSTKRNTIQRFEKHTAMKERQLMKAEKKLEDDAIAFEEFLRENDQRSVDALKIAAQETINKLQMTAELKKASLEIQSVKSEIAKTEFLLREYMKYGFFLLKLSPKQWQIQQAMKRVSRSKENVNVMLPSIITKLSARRRETIDESRRTSFSEDSSLGRSSQARSRRRTTPNLEDKKPSLSNQTESISSEDSLEFFLDDDMDYDLEPELYFKEPEELLQVLTELEEQNLTLVQYSQDVDENLEDVNKREKVIQDKINTNIEFLLEHKELLKANCVREEEKAAELELRSRLFSFGQYNSDAQEKLIDSLSKKINQVYKVCIGDAEVGSLNPVQKLVKVESRLVELSDLIDSIPKENVEAIERMKQKERRQRLREEKMREKQKHQEERLKAALERAVAQPKKKKGRQLIYRSKPPSGNKHELLLVKDTRTKSLEEEYFFT from the exons ATGAAAGTCTACCAAAAGTCTACTTTTTCATCACGAATGAAGAATCGTTCACACCTGGGCCAAATAGCAATCTTCGCCGACGCAGGTGGTGCCTCAGTTGAACGACTGGGGCTAGATCCCACTCTTATTCTCAGATTAACAGAAG GTGCAGACACAAAAAGGACCATCCATGAATTTATTAGTGACCAGAGAGACAGGTTTATGCTCGAG TATACTCTGTCAACCAAAAGAAACACCATTCAAAGGTTTGAaaaacacacagcaatgaaggaaAGGCAACTcatgaaagcagaaaaaaagctCGAAGACGACGCAATAGCCTTTGAGGAGTTCCTCCGAGAAAACGACCAGAGATCTGTAGATGCTCTCAAAAT TGCAGctcaggaaactataaacaaactgCAAATGACGGCGGAACTCAAGAAGGCGAGTTTGGAGATCCAGTCGGTGAAAAG TGAAATAGCAAAAACAGAATTCCTCCTTAGAGAGTACATGAAATATGGGTTTTTTCTGCTGAAACTGTCTCCAAAACAATGGCAGATCCAGCAAGCAATGAAAAGGGTGTCAAGGAGTAAAGAAAATGTGAATGTCATGCTTCCAAGTATAATAACAA AATTAAGTGCAAGGAGAAGAGAGACCATTGACGAGTCCAGGAGGACATCATTTTCGGAAGATTCTTCTCTGGGAAGAAGTAGCCAAG CAAGATCACGCAGGAGGACCACTCCCAACCTAGAGGATAAGAAACCATCCTTATCAAA CCAAACTGAGAGTATCAGTTCAGAAGACAGTTTGGAATTCTTTTTAGATGATGATATGGACTACGATCTG GAacctgaactttatttcaaagaaCCTGAAGAGTTACTTCAAGTCCTCACAGAGCTGGAAGAGCAGAATCTTACTTTGGTACAATATTCCCAAGATGTAGACGAAAATCTTGAAGatgtaaataaaagagaaaaagttatACAGGATAAAAT AAATACCAACATAGAGTTTCTTTTGGAACACAAGGAATTGCTCAAGGCCAACTGtgtaagagaagaagaaaaagcagcaGAGTTGGAATTAAGGTCCAGGCTATTTAGTTTTGGACAATATAACTCAGATGCTCAG gAAAAACTGATAGACTCTCTTAGTAAAAAAATTAACCAAGTATACAAAGTCTGCATTGGAGATGCTGAGGTTGGAAGTCTCAACCCGGTTCAAAAGCTGGTAAAAGTAGAGTCTCGCCTGGTAGAATTGAGTGATCTCATTGactccattcccaaagaaaatgTGGAGGCAATTGAGAGGATGAAACAGAAAGAACGACGGCAAAG GTTGCgtgaagagaaaatgagagagaaacagaaacaccAGGAGGAAAGGCTAAAAGCTGCCCTGGAAAGAGCAGTAGCAcaaccaaagaaaaagaag GGAAGACAACTTATCTACCGTTCAAAACCTCCATCTGGTAACAAACATGAACTACTTTTAGTCAAGGATACAAGAACGAAATCCCTGGAGGAAGAGTATTTTTTCACTTGA
- the CCDC38 gene encoding coiled-coil domain-containing protein 38 isoform X2 — protein sequence MKERQLMKAEKKLEDDAIAFEEFLRENDQRSVDALKIAAQETINKLQMTAELKKASLEIQSVKSEIAKTEFLLREYMKYGFFLLKLSPKQWQIQQAMKRVSRSKENVNVMLPSIITKLSARRRETIDESRRTSFSEDSSLGRSSQARSRRRTTPNLEDKKPSLSNQTESISSEDSLEFFLDDDMDYDLEPELYFKEPEELLQVLTELEEQNLTLVQYSQDVDENLEDVNKREKVIQDKINTNIEFLLEHKELLKANCVREEEKAAELELRSRLFSFGQYNSDAQEKLIDSLSKKINQVYKVCIGDAEVGSLNPVQKLVKVESRLVELSDLIDSIPKENVEAIERMKQKERRQRLREEKMREKQKHQEERLKAALERAVAQPKKKKGRQLIYRSKPPSGNKHELLLVKDTRTKSLEEEYFFT from the exons atgaaggaaAGGCAACTcatgaaagcagaaaaaaagctCGAAGACGACGCAATAGCCTTTGAGGAGTTCCTCCGAGAAAACGACCAGAGATCTGTAGATGCTCTCAAAAT TGCAGctcaggaaactataaacaaactgCAAATGACGGCGGAACTCAAGAAGGCGAGTTTGGAGATCCAGTCGGTGAAAAG TGAAATAGCAAAAACAGAATTCCTCCTTAGAGAGTACATGAAATATGGGTTTTTTCTGCTGAAACTGTCTCCAAAACAATGGCAGATCCAGCAAGCAATGAAAAGGGTGTCAAGGAGTAAAGAAAATGTGAATGTCATGCTTCCAAGTATAATAACAA AATTAAGTGCAAGGAGAAGAGAGACCATTGACGAGTCCAGGAGGACATCATTTTCGGAAGATTCTTCTCTGGGAAGAAGTAGCCAAG CAAGATCACGCAGGAGGACCACTCCCAACCTAGAGGATAAGAAACCATCCTTATCAAA CCAAACTGAGAGTATCAGTTCAGAAGACAGTTTGGAATTCTTTTTAGATGATGATATGGACTACGATCTG GAacctgaactttatttcaaagaaCCTGAAGAGTTACTTCAAGTCCTCACAGAGCTGGAAGAGCAGAATCTTACTTTGGTACAATATTCCCAAGATGTAGACGAAAATCTTGAAGatgtaaataaaagagaaaaagttatACAGGATAAAAT AAATACCAACATAGAGTTTCTTTTGGAACACAAGGAATTGCTCAAGGCCAACTGtgtaagagaagaagaaaaagcagcaGAGTTGGAATTAAGGTCCAGGCTATTTAGTTTTGGACAATATAACTCAGATGCTCAG gAAAAACTGATAGACTCTCTTAGTAAAAAAATTAACCAAGTATACAAAGTCTGCATTGGAGATGCTGAGGTTGGAAGTCTCAACCCGGTTCAAAAGCTGGTAAAAGTAGAGTCTCGCCTGGTAGAATTGAGTGATCTCATTGactccattcccaaagaaaatgTGGAGGCAATTGAGAGGATGAAACAGAAAGAACGACGGCAAAG GTTGCgtgaagagaaaatgagagagaaacagaaacaccAGGAGGAAAGGCTAAAAGCTGCCCTGGAAAGAGCAGTAGCAcaaccaaagaaaaagaag GGAAGACAACTTATCTACCGTTCAAAACCTCCATCTGGTAACAAACATGAACTACTTTTAGTCAAGGATACAAGAACGAAATCCCTGGAGGAAGAGTATTTTTTCACTTGA